The following coding sequences lie in one Microbacterium sp. XT11 genomic window:
- a CDS encoding M13 family metallopeptidase: MTDVLPSGLAIDEFSSDIRPQDDLYRHVNGEWLARTEIPGDKARWGSFHLLAEQAEKDVRAIIEESQNAEEGTLARKIGDLFASFMDTERIAAAGVTPLAGTLAEIDAIDSIPAFLRTVGTYDRDGRAHLIGLYIEPDPGNPERYVPFVVQSGLSLPDESYYRLDTFEGTRSTYRAHLERLLTLVGVADAAGDTERSIALETELAGHHWDNVRSRDAVETYNLKSWDELQALAGVDLAPWRDAVAPSNPSAFDEVVVYQPSFIEGLGTLLTDARLDDWKAWLRAQVVHSAAPYLTDDIVQENFSFYGTELTGVPTIRERWKRGVSVTEGALGEAIGKVYVERHYPPTAKAAMDELVGNLIEAYRQSIAQLDWMTAETRERALAKLDAFTPKIGHPEVWRDYSALTIDREDLLGNVRRAAIFEHDRNVDKVGKPIDRTEWYMPPQMVNAYYNPLMNEIVFPAAILQYPFFDASRDAAANYGGIGAVIGHEIGHGFDDQGSRYDGDGRLQDWWTDADRTAFEERTKALIAQYDALVPEGLDPEHHVNGALTIGENIGDLGGLGIALKAYELSLGGKEAPVIDGYTGVQRLLLSWAQVWQQKSREAETLRLLTIDPHSPNEFRCNQIVRNIDAFYDAFGVTESDALWLPRESRVTIW, translated from the coding sequence ATGACCGACGTGCTTCCCTCTGGCCTGGCCATCGACGAGTTCAGCTCCGACATCCGCCCGCAAGACGACCTGTACCGCCACGTCAACGGCGAATGGCTCGCACGCACCGAGATCCCGGGCGACAAGGCGCGCTGGGGCTCGTTCCACCTGCTCGCCGAGCAGGCCGAGAAAGACGTCAGGGCGATCATCGAGGAGTCGCAGAACGCCGAAGAGGGCACCCTCGCGCGCAAGATCGGCGACCTCTTCGCGAGCTTCATGGACACCGAGCGCATCGCTGCGGCCGGCGTCACCCCGCTCGCCGGCACCTTGGCCGAGATCGACGCGATCGACAGCATCCCTGCGTTCCTCCGCACCGTGGGCACGTACGACCGTGACGGACGCGCCCACCTGATCGGCCTGTACATCGAGCCCGATCCTGGCAACCCCGAGCGCTATGTGCCGTTCGTCGTGCAGTCGGGACTCTCCCTCCCCGATGAGAGCTACTACCGTCTCGACACATTCGAGGGCACCCGATCGACGTACCGTGCTCATCTCGAGCGCCTGCTCACCCTCGTGGGCGTGGCGGATGCCGCAGGCGACACCGAACGGTCGATCGCGCTGGAGACCGAGCTGGCAGGCCACCACTGGGACAACGTGCGCAGCCGCGACGCGGTCGAGACGTACAACCTCAAGAGCTGGGACGAACTGCAGGCGCTCGCGGGAGTCGACCTCGCGCCGTGGCGCGACGCCGTGGCTCCGAGCAACCCCTCCGCGTTCGACGAGGTCGTGGTGTACCAGCCCAGCTTCATCGAGGGGCTCGGCACCCTGCTGACCGACGCCAGGCTCGACGACTGGAAGGCGTGGCTGCGCGCACAGGTCGTCCACTCGGCGGCGCCGTACCTCACCGACGACATCGTGCAGGAGAACTTCTCGTTCTACGGCACCGAGCTCACCGGAGTGCCGACGATCCGCGAGCGCTGGAAGCGCGGCGTCTCGGTGACCGAGGGCGCGCTGGGCGAAGCCATCGGCAAGGTGTACGTCGAGCGTCACTACCCTCCGACGGCCAAGGCCGCGATGGACGAGCTGGTCGGCAACCTCATCGAGGCCTACCGGCAGAGCATCGCGCAGCTCGACTGGATGACCGCCGAAACGCGTGAGCGGGCTCTCGCCAAGCTCGACGCGTTCACGCCGAAGATCGGTCACCCCGAGGTGTGGCGTGACTACTCCGCTCTCACGATCGATCGCGAAGATCTGCTGGGGAACGTGCGGCGGGCGGCGATCTTCGAGCACGACCGCAACGTCGACAAGGTCGGCAAGCCGATCGACCGCACCGAGTGGTACATGCCGCCGCAGATGGTCAACGCCTACTACAACCCGCTCATGAACGAGATCGTGTTCCCGGCTGCCATCCTGCAGTACCCGTTCTTCGACGCCTCACGCGACGCGGCGGCGAACTACGGCGGGATCGGCGCCGTGATCGGCCACGAGATCGGTCATGGGTTCGACGACCAGGGCAGCCGCTACGACGGCGACGGCCGCCTCCAGGACTGGTGGACGGATGCCGATCGCACGGCTTTCGAGGAGCGAACGAAGGCGCTCATCGCGCAGTACGACGCCCTCGTGCCCGAGGGGCTGGACCCCGAGCACCACGTCAACGGTGCGCTCACCATCGGCGAGAACATCGGAGATCTCGGCGGTCTCGGCATCGCGTTGAAGGCTTATGAGCTGTCGCTCGGGGGGAAGGAAGCCCCTGTCATCGACGGCTACACAGGCGTTCAGCGGCTCCTCCTCTCGTGGGCGCAGGTATGGCAACAGAAGAGCCGCGAGGCCGAGACGCTGCGCCTGCTCACGATCGACCCGCACTCCCCGAACGAGTTCCGGTGCAACCAGATCGTGCGGAACATCGACGCGTTCTACGACGCGTTCGGTGTCACGGAGTCGGACGCGCTGTGGCTGCCGCGAGAGTCCCGAGTGACCATCTGGTGA
- a CDS encoding serine hydrolase: MGAHEPVDGPQNSVVPGAGADGQAHGAERAGDGRRSQRTSRRLPRRAAAGRRSFTSTLRALEQLADSGAQVSVHVVDLDSHVHVLAGDDHVTMPVAGLGVVPLLIEVAAAFGEGTLDPLEIVDRSTVEPVTTSGVWRHLHAPALPLEDLAVLAAAAGDPVAANALLQRVGHDRVRARIESLGLRRTALLDRFRDQRGPDDAPHVAVGSARELAGLFSALVNSQVVDAAVSAQVAEWLSLNHDLSLVAASTGLDPFAHDHDPHGLLFVNKTGRDRGVRAEAGVLAGPRAGVGYALIVCFDDLSITHRLRAHDAFRVLGVELMEYTH, from the coding sequence GTGGGCGCTCACGAGCCTGTAGACGGGCCTCAGAACTCCGTGGTGCCGGGGGCCGGCGCCGATGGGCAGGCCCACGGCGCCGAGCGCGCGGGAGACGGGCGACGGTCGCAGCGCACCAGCCGGCGCCTGCCCCGTCGGGCCGCTGCAGGGCGACGGTCCTTCACCTCCACCCTGCGGGCGCTCGAACAACTCGCCGACTCGGGGGCGCAGGTCTCGGTGCACGTCGTCGATCTCGACAGCCACGTGCACGTGCTGGCGGGCGATGACCATGTGACCATGCCCGTCGCCGGGCTCGGCGTGGTTCCGCTGCTCATCGAGGTGGCCGCCGCGTTCGGCGAAGGGACGCTCGACCCGCTCGAGATCGTCGACCGGTCGACGGTCGAGCCCGTGACGACCTCCGGGGTCTGGCGGCATCTGCACGCGCCGGCGCTACCCCTCGAAGACCTCGCGGTGCTCGCCGCGGCGGCCGGTGATCCGGTGGCCGCGAACGCTCTTCTGCAGCGTGTCGGCCACGATCGCGTCCGCGCGCGCATCGAGTCGCTCGGACTCCGCCGCACGGCGCTGCTCGACCGATTCCGCGACCAGCGCGGTCCCGACGATGCGCCGCACGTCGCGGTCGGCTCGGCGCGCGAACTGGCCGGACTCTTCTCAGCCCTCGTCAACTCGCAGGTCGTCGATGCGGCCGTGAGCGCGCAGGTGGCCGAGTGGCTGAGCCTCAACCACGACCTCAGCCTGGTCGCAGCGTCCACCGGGCTCGACCCGTTCGCCCACGACCACGACCCTCACGGGCTCCTATTCGTCAACAAGACCGGACGCGATCGCGGTGTGCGCGCCGAAGCCGGAGTCCTGGCCGGGCCGCGCGCAGGCGTCGGCTATGCGCTCATCGTGTGCTTCGACGACCTGTCGATCACGCACCGGCTGCGGGCGCACGACGCGTTCCGGGTGCTCGGGGTCGAGCTGATGGAGTACACGCACTGA
- a CDS encoding aminoglycoside 3'-phosphotransferase, with the protein MQSSLDMCGFSAAHVTPVWRNSAGGLTFSVASGGQGRPIDFYAKWNPITTGESLTQEAERLRWIERRHPAPVVAELTCAEHEEVLLTHALPGDSAVASRWRDDPATALRALGVGLRRLHDLPIDECPFDWRVDHRIRSRRMTAGALEEPPPVDKLVLCQGDPCAPNTLLADDGSFLAHVDLARLGVADRWADLAVMTMSLAWNYREYDEAVFWAAYGAEPDPLRIDYYRQLWNAE; encoded by the coding sequence GTGCAGTCATCGCTCGACATGTGTGGATTCAGCGCTGCGCATGTCACGCCTGTCTGGCGAAACTCTGCGGGAGGTCTGACCTTCTCCGTCGCCAGCGGCGGACAGGGGCGGCCGATCGACTTCTACGCGAAGTGGAATCCGATCACGACGGGAGAATCGCTGACGCAGGAGGCTGAGAGACTGCGCTGGATCGAACGACGCCACCCCGCGCCGGTCGTTGCCGAGCTGACCTGCGCGGAGCACGAGGAAGTGCTCCTCACGCACGCGCTCCCCGGCGATTCGGCCGTCGCCTCGCGGTGGCGAGATGACCCGGCGACCGCGCTCCGCGCACTCGGCGTCGGCCTGCGACGCCTGCATGACCTTCCCATCGATGAGTGCCCCTTCGACTGGCGGGTGGATCATCGGATCCGTTCGAGACGGATGACGGCGGGCGCCCTCGAGGAGCCCCCACCGGTTGACAAGCTCGTGCTCTGCCAGGGTGATCCGTGCGCTCCGAACACTCTGCTCGCCGATGACGGGTCGTTCCTCGCACACGTCGATCTCGCTCGGCTCGGCGTAGCCGATCGGTGGGCCGATCTCGCGGTGATGACGATGTCTCTCGCTTGGAACTATCGAGAGTACGACGAGGCGGTCTTCTGGGCCGCATACGGCGCGGAGCCAGACCCGTTGCGCATCGATTACTACAGACAGTTGTGGAACGCGGAGTAG
- a CDS encoding peptide MFS transporter: MGTPQNTSENDHHDTRFFGQPWALVHIFGVEMWERFSFYGMQGILLIYLYYSATQGGLGIPETVAGGIVGAYGGAVYLSTILGAWLADRLLGSERVLFFSAIVIVAGHLALALLPGALGVGVGLVLVALGSGGLKANATSVVGTLYSADDTRRDAGFSLFYLGINLGAFLGPILTGLLQSTLGFHYGFGLAAIGMTLGLVQYAFGRRGLPDDARRVPNPLPASRRPLVWGIAAAGVVVITLLVLLGVIRADNLSTIVIIGTLVAAVAYFAVILSSRRIDRTERSRVWAFLPLFVTSVAFWSLYQQQFTVLTVYSDKRLDRNLFGWEMPVSWVQSINPVFIIVLSGVFAVIWTRLGTRQPSTPVKFALGAMVMGAAFLLFLPFAGGGENSTPLLAVVGILLVFTIAELLISPVGLSVTTKLAPAAFHTQMVALFFLSVALGTAISGWLTRFYDPANEVPYFSVLGGIAVVVGLGLLASARPVLRLMKGVS, encoded by the coding sequence ATGGGCACTCCACAGAACACGAGTGAGAACGACCACCACGACACGCGATTCTTCGGGCAGCCGTGGGCTCTCGTGCACATCTTCGGCGTGGAGATGTGGGAGCGATTCAGCTTCTACGGCATGCAGGGCATCCTGCTCATCTACCTGTACTACTCGGCAACGCAGGGCGGACTCGGCATCCCCGAGACAGTCGCGGGCGGCATCGTGGGGGCGTACGGCGGCGCGGTGTACCTGTCGACGATCCTCGGGGCGTGGCTCGCCGACCGCCTCCTCGGTTCGGAGCGCGTGCTGTTCTTCAGCGCGATCGTCATCGTGGCCGGTCACCTCGCTCTCGCCCTGCTGCCGGGGGCGCTCGGCGTCGGAGTCGGTCTCGTGCTCGTGGCTCTCGGCTCCGGCGGGCTCAAGGCCAATGCCACGTCGGTGGTGGGCACTCTCTACAGCGCAGACGACACGAGGCGGGATGCCGGCTTCTCGCTGTTCTACCTCGGGATCAACCTCGGCGCGTTCCTCGGGCCGATCCTCACCGGGCTTCTGCAGTCCACCCTGGGATTCCACTACGGGTTCGGCCTCGCGGCCATCGGGATGACGCTGGGACTCGTGCAGTACGCGTTCGGCCGACGCGGACTCCCCGACGACGCACGGCGCGTGCCGAATCCGCTGCCTGCGTCGAGGCGCCCGCTCGTGTGGGGCATCGCCGCCGCCGGGGTCGTCGTCATCACGCTGCTCGTGCTGCTCGGCGTGATCCGCGCGGACAACCTCTCGACCATCGTCATCATCGGGACGCTCGTCGCTGCGGTCGCGTACTTCGCGGTGATCCTCTCCAGCCGTCGCATCGATCGGACGGAACGGTCCCGCGTCTGGGCCTTCCTGCCGCTGTTCGTCACGAGCGTGGCGTTCTGGTCGCTGTATCAGCAGCAGTTCACGGTGCTCACGGTGTACTCCGACAAGCGTCTGGACCGCAACCTCTTCGGATGGGAGATGCCGGTCTCGTGGGTGCAGTCCATCAACCCCGTGTTCATCATCGTTCTGTCCGGGGTGTTCGCTGTCATCTGGACGCGTCTGGGAACGAGGCAGCCGTCGACACCCGTGAAGTTCGCGCTCGGGGCGATGGTGATGGGCGCCGCGTTCCTCCTGTTCCTCCCCTTCGCGGGCGGCGGTGAGAACTCGACGCCGCTGCTGGCCGTCGTCGGCATCCTGCTCGTGTTCACGATCGCCGAGCTGCTCATCTCCCCGGTCGGCCTGTCGGTGACGACCAAGCTGGCGCCTGCCGCGTTCCACACGCAGATGGTCGCGCTGTTCTTCTTGTCCGTCGCCCTCGGGACCGCGATCTCGGGCTGGCTGACCCGGTTCTACGACCCGGCGAACGAGGTGCCGTACTTCTCTGTTCTCGGCGGCATCGCCGTGGTCGTCGGTCTGGGACTGCTCGCGTCGGCACGCCCCGTCCTGCGGCTCATGAAGGGCGTGAGCTGA
- a CDS encoding glycine--tRNA ligase: MAEQSRLDKVIALARHRGFVFQAGEIYGGSRSAWDYGPLGTELKENIRRQWWQTFVRGRGDMVGLDSSIILPKRVWEASGHVATFTDPLVECLSCHKRFRADNLIEDFEARKGRKAENGLADVPCPNCGTKGQYTEPKDFSGLVKTYLGVVDDESGLYYLRPETAQGIFVNFSNVLTASRKKPPFGIGQVGKAFRNEITPGNFIFRTREFEQMEIEYFTPPAEAQEWFEHWVEACWNWFIDLGIDPDNMRRFDVPEEDRAHYSAGTIDVEYRFGFPGKEWGELMGIANRTDYDLSSHTEASGQGLTYFDQATGERYTPYVIEPSFGLTRSMMAFLVDAYREEEVPNAKGGTDVRTVLALDPRLAPVKAAVLPLSRNEKLSPLAREVADALRGSWAVDFDDAGAIGRRYRRQDEIGTPFCVTVDFDSLDDRAVTVRDRDTMAQERISIDALHAYLSERLKGA, from the coding sequence GTGGCCGAACAGTCCCGTCTTGACAAGGTCATCGCCCTCGCCCGCCACCGCGGGTTCGTGTTCCAGGCGGGTGAGATCTACGGGGGATCCCGTTCGGCATGGGACTACGGACCCCTCGGCACGGAGCTGAAGGAGAACATCCGCCGCCAGTGGTGGCAGACCTTCGTGCGCGGGCGCGGCGACATGGTGGGCCTGGACTCGTCGATCATCCTCCCCAAGCGCGTGTGGGAGGCCTCCGGCCACGTCGCGACGTTCACGGACCCCCTGGTCGAGTGCCTCAGCTGCCACAAGCGCTTCCGTGCCGACAACCTCATCGAGGACTTCGAGGCGCGCAAGGGCCGCAAGGCCGAGAACGGTCTCGCCGACGTGCCCTGCCCCAACTGCGGCACGAAGGGGCAGTACACCGAGCCCAAGGACTTCTCGGGACTCGTGAAGACCTACCTCGGCGTCGTCGACGACGAGTCGGGGCTGTACTACCTGCGCCCCGAGACCGCGCAGGGCATCTTCGTGAACTTCTCCAACGTGCTCACCGCCTCGCGCAAGAAGCCGCCGTTCGGCATCGGTCAGGTCGGCAAGGCGTTCCGGAACGAGATCACGCCGGGCAACTTCATCTTCCGCACGCGTGAGTTCGAGCAGATGGAGATCGAGTACTTCACGCCGCCCGCCGAGGCGCAGGAGTGGTTCGAGCACTGGGTCGAGGCCTGCTGGAACTGGTTCATCGACCTCGGTATCGACCCCGACAACATGCGGCGCTTCGACGTTCCCGAGGAGGACCGTGCGCACTACTCGGCGGGCACCATCGACGTCGAGTACCGCTTCGGCTTCCCCGGCAAGGAGTGGGGCGAGCTCATGGGCATCGCGAACCGCACCGACTACGACCTGTCGAGTCACACCGAGGCATCGGGGCAGGGTCTCACCTACTTCGACCAGGCGACGGGCGAGCGGTACACGCCGTACGTGATCGAGCCCTCGTTCGGCCTGACGCGCTCGATGATGGCCTTCCTCGTCGACGCCTACCGCGAGGAGGAGGTGCCGAACGCCAAGGGCGGCACCGACGTGCGCACGGTGCTCGCTCTCGACCCGCGTCTGGCTCCGGTGAAGGCGGCCGTGCTGCCCCTGAGCCGCAACGAGAAGCTGTCTCCGCTCGCACGCGAGGTCGCCGACGCCTTGCGCGGCTCGTGGGCCGTCGACTTCGACGACGCCGGGGCGATCGGTCGCCGGTACCGCCGTCAGGACGAGATCGGCACGCCGTTCTGCGTCACCGTCGACTTCGACTCGCTCGACGACCGCGCCGTCACCGTGCGTGACCGCGACACCATGGCGCAGGAGCGCATCTCGATCGACGCGCTGCACGCATACCTCTCGGAGCGCCTCAAGGGAGCCTGA
- a CDS encoding VOC family protein gives MEQRVSFITLAVADVARTRAFYVDGLGWQPIFEADDVLMLPVADRVILSLWSVEGFTAEIGEAPASGIAPITLAHNLATEAEVDAVLAEAEALGAAVSPATKREWGGYSGYFADPDGFRWEIAVNPGDTGAFVLPPA, from the coding sequence ATGGAACAACGCGTGAGCTTCATCACCCTCGCCGTCGCCGACGTCGCCCGCACCCGAGCCTTCTACGTCGACGGCCTCGGATGGCAGCCGATCTTCGAGGCCGACGACGTGCTCATGCTGCCCGTCGCCGACCGCGTCATCCTGTCGTTGTGGAGCGTGGAGGGCTTCACCGCCGAGATCGGTGAGGCACCGGCATCCGGCATCGCGCCGATCACGCTCGCGCACAACCTCGCCACCGAGGCCGAGGTCGACGCCGTGCTCGCCGAGGCCGAGGCGCTGGGAGCGGCGGTGTCGCCTGCGACCAAACGCGAGTGGGGCGGCTACTCGGGATATTTCGCCGATCCCGACGGGTTCCGATGGGAGATCGCGGTCAATCCGGGCGACACCGGTGCGTTCGTGCTGCCGCCCGCCTGA
- a CDS encoding glutamyl-tRNA reductase codes for MLLCVTASHKTASFELLERLSRTPDDVATTLVGTTPCVQGAVVLATCNRFEAYVEIDESASVDAAAGTGAVLEAVEAATGVPASDLDGAYAVHSGRRVAEHLFSVASGLESVVSGEGEIAGQVRRALTAARKEGTTSPELERLFQRASQAQRKVKNVTALSRAGRSLVRLALELADSRIADWSAERVLLVGTGAYAAVTLATLRERGAQDISVYSPSGRAKVFAAKHGIRAVPADAYAATAARSSLLITCTSSAEPVLGPEQLQRPTGEAAIGCPVGAHSQLVIDLGMPRNVDPAVATLEGVALLDLETIRLHAPLEELQATDAARSVVREAASAFHLVGARQSVTPSVVALRSHIFSLLETEIDRARARGDEDGKVEQALRHLVGVLLHTPTVRAHELAAAGRADEFTAAIGTLYGIEPEAPAADAASASA; via the coding sequence GTGCTGCTGTGTGTGACGGCGAGTCACAAGACCGCCTCCTTCGAGTTGCTCGAACGCTTGAGCCGCACCCCCGATGACGTCGCCACCACCCTCGTGGGCACGACGCCGTGCGTTCAGGGTGCGGTCGTGCTGGCGACGTGCAACCGCTTCGAGGCGTACGTGGAGATCGACGAGTCCGCCTCCGTCGATGCCGCAGCAGGCACAGGAGCTGTGCTCGAAGCGGTCGAAGCCGCGACCGGCGTTCCGGCATCCGATCTCGACGGGGCGTACGCCGTGCACTCGGGGCGCCGCGTCGCAGAGCACCTCTTCTCCGTCGCGTCCGGTCTCGAGTCCGTCGTCTCGGGCGAGGGCGAGATCGCCGGGCAGGTGCGTCGCGCCCTGACGGCGGCACGCAAGGAGGGCACGACCTCCCCCGAACTGGAGCGCCTCTTCCAGCGGGCCAGCCAGGCGCAGCGCAAGGTCAAGAACGTCACGGCGCTCAGCCGTGCCGGCCGCTCGCTCGTGCGTCTCGCGCTCGAGCTGGCCGACAGCCGCATCGCGGACTGGTCCGCCGAGCGAGTGCTGCTGGTCGGCACCGGCGCGTACGCCGCCGTGACGCTCGCGACGCTGCGCGAACGCGGCGCACAGGACATCTCCGTGTACTCTCCGTCCGGCCGCGCCAAGGTCTTCGCCGCGAAGCACGGCATCCGAGCCGTCCCCGCCGACGCGTACGCCGCCACGGCTGCTCGGTCGTCGCTGCTCATCACCTGCACGTCCTCCGCGGAGCCGGTGCTCGGCCCCGAACAGCTGCAGCGCCCGACGGGAGAAGCCGCGATCGGGTGCCCGGTGGGCGCGCACAGCCAGCTGGTCATCGACCTTGGCATGCCGCGCAACGTCGACCCCGCCGTCGCGACTCTCGAAGGCGTGGCGCTGCTCGATCTCGAGACCATCCGCCTGCACGCGCCGCTCGAAGAGCTGCAGGCGACGGATGCCGCGCGGAGCGTCGTGCGCGAGGCAGCAAGCGCCTTCCACCTCGTCGGCGCGCGGCAGAGCGTGACGCCGTCGGTCGTGGCCCTGCGCTCGCACATCTTCTCCCTGCTGGAGACCGAGATCGACCGTGCCCGCGCGCGCGGAGACGAAGACGGCAAGGTCGAGCAGGCGCTCCGGCATCTGGTCGGCGTGCTGCTGCACACTCCCACCGTTCGGGCGCACGAGCTGGCGGCGGCCGGCCGTGCCGACGAGTTCACGGCGGCGATCGGCACCCTCTACGGCATCGAGCCGGAGGCGCCGGCGGCAGACGCGGCATCCGCCAGCGCCTGA
- a CDS encoding GNAT family N-acetyltransferase: MRTIRDLDTVELILDAQSLLDSIRGPERVIDAGTLRALQQSGNYVVGLFDDEGGEERMVGASIAFFGEPGRRAMHSHITALLPEYRGRGWGRELKEHQRQWAFSREVGRITWTYDPLVARNAHFFLTVLGARVTGYSVNRYGIFGGGDAGDESDRLDVEWALADIAKPPASDAVVATLAIPSDIESMRVSDADAAHEWRLRLRAEMEELLGRGLRIAGFDVERGYLFTE, encoded by the coding sequence GTGCGAACCATCCGCGACCTCGACACCGTAGAACTCATCCTCGACGCCCAATCGCTGCTGGACTCCATCCGCGGCCCCGAGCGTGTCATCGACGCCGGCACCCTGAGGGCGCTGCAGCAATCGGGCAACTACGTCGTCGGACTCTTCGACGACGAGGGCGGTGAGGAGCGGATGGTCGGCGCGTCGATCGCGTTCTTCGGCGAGCCTGGCCGGCGGGCCATGCACTCGCACATCACGGCGCTCCTGCCCGAGTACCGCGGGCGCGGCTGGGGCCGCGAGCTCAAGGAGCACCAGCGTCAGTGGGCGTTCTCCCGCGAGGTCGGCCGCATCACCTGGACCTATGACCCGCTCGTCGCGCGCAACGCGCACTTCTTCCTCACGGTGCTCGGTGCCAGGGTCACGGGTTACTCGGTCAACCGCTACGGCATCTTCGGGGGCGGCGACGCGGGAGACGAGAGCGATCGGCTGGACGTCGAATGGGCTCTCGCCGACATCGCCAAGCCCCCGGCATCCGACGCCGTCGTCGCGACACTCGCCATCCCGTCGGACATCGAGTCGATGCGAGTGTCGGATGCCGATGCCGCGCACGAGTGGCGCCTGCGGCTGCGCGCCGAGATGGAGGAGCTGCTCGGACGCGGGCTGCGGATCGCGGGCTTCGACGTGGAACGCGGATACCTCTTCACCGAGTAG
- the hemE gene encoding uroporphyrinogen decarboxylase: MPLSDAPLLRALAGDRPAQTPVWFMRQAGRSLPEYRELRVGTRMLDACLTPDLAAEITLQPVRRHGVDAAVFFSDIVIPLRLAGVAVEIEPGRGPVFAQPVRTADDVDRITAIDPADLDGSAIAEAVHLVTAELGDVPLIGFAGAPFTLAAYLVEGGPSKEHLRARAMMHADPESWNRLAAWLSRVSRRFLEVQRDAGASAVQLFDSWAGSLSPADYRRFVAPHSRAALDGIGIPTIHFGVGTGPFLADMRLGGVADAVGVDWRQPLDEATAVVGQETTVQGNIDPALLAAPWPVLETHVREVLQRGRAARAHILNLGHGVPPETDPDQLTRIVEFAHAQ; encoded by the coding sequence ATGCCCCTCTCCGATGCCCCGCTGCTCCGCGCCCTCGCCGGCGACCGTCCCGCGCAGACGCCCGTCTGGTTCATGCGTCAGGCCGGCCGCTCGCTGCCGGAGTACCGCGAACTGCGGGTGGGCACGCGGATGCTCGACGCCTGCCTCACTCCCGATCTCGCGGCGGAGATCACGCTGCAGCCGGTGCGTCGCCACGGCGTCGACGCGGCCGTGTTCTTCAGCGACATCGTGATCCCCCTGCGCCTCGCCGGCGTGGCGGTCGAGATCGAGCCGGGCCGCGGACCGGTGTTCGCACAGCCCGTGCGCACCGCCGACGACGTCGACCGCATCACGGCCATCGACCCGGCCGACCTCGACGGCTCGGCCATCGCCGAGGCCGTGCATCTCGTCACCGCTGAGCTCGGCGACGTGCCGCTCATCGGTTTCGCCGGCGCCCCGTTCACGCTCGCCGCCTACCTCGTCGAGGGGGGACCATCGAAGGAGCATCTGCGGGCACGCGCCATGATGCACGCGGACCCGGAGTCCTGGAACCGCCTCGCCGCGTGGCTGTCCCGTGTGTCTCGGCGCTTCCTCGAGGTGCAGCGTGATGCGGGAGCATCCGCCGTGCAGCTCTTCGATTCATGGGCAGGGTCGCTCAGCCCCGCCGACTACCGCCGGTTCGTCGCGCCCCACTCGCGGGCCGCGCTCGATGGCATCGGCATCCCGACGATCCACTTCGGCGTCGGCACCGGGCCCTTCCTCGCCGACATGCGTCTCGGCGGCGTCGCGGATGCCGTGGGCGTCGACTGGCGTCAACCGCTCGATGAGGCAACCGCGGTGGTCGGGCAGGAGACGACCGTGCAGGGCAACATCGATCCCGCTCTGCTCGCCGCGCCCTGGCCTGTGCTCGAGACGCATGTGCGCGAGGTGCTCCAGCGCGGCCGCGCGGCGCGCGCGCACATCCTCAACCTGGGCCACGGTGTGCCGCCCGAGACCGACCCCGATCAGCTCACCCGCATCGTCGAGTTCGCCCACGCGCAGTGA
- a CDS encoding HhH-GPD-type base excision DNA repair protein, with the protein MPALHITGDTAADALLSDNPLALLVGMLLDQQVPMETAFAGPLKIQQRTGATDAASIAAMDPDEFLEAFRQSPAVHRFPGSMAARVQTLCQAIVDDWGGDASALWTEGEPNGAEVLARLKKLPGFGEQKAKIFLALLGKQYGFTGDGWREASAPYGEEGSFRSVADIVSPESLAKVREHKKAMKAAAKAAG; encoded by the coding sequence ATGCCTGCCCTGCACATCACCGGAGACACCGCCGCCGACGCGCTCCTCAGCGACAACCCGCTCGCACTCCTTGTCGGGATGCTTCTGGACCAGCAGGTGCCCATGGAGACCGCTTTCGCCGGACCGCTCAAGATCCAGCAGCGCACGGGGGCGACGGATGCCGCGAGCATCGCGGCGATGGATCCGGACGAGTTCCTCGAGGCCTTCCGGCAGTCGCCCGCCGTGCACCGCTTCCCCGGATCGATGGCCGCGCGGGTGCAGACCCTGTGCCAGGCGATCGTCGATGACTGGGGCGGAGACGCGTCCGCGCTGTGGACCGAGGGCGAACCGAACGGCGCCGAGGTGCTCGCTCGACTGAAGAAGCTGCCCGGATTCGGCGAGCAGAAGGCGAAGATCTTCCTCGCGCTGCTCGGCAAGCAATACGGCTTCACGGGCGACGGGTGGCGCGAAGCCTCAGCGCCCTATGGCGAGGAGGGCTCCTTCCGCAGCGTCGCCGACATCGTGTCGCCCGAGTCGCTCGCCAAGGTCCGCGAGCACAAGAAGGCGATGAAGGCCGCGGCCAAGGCCGCCGGATGA